The following proteins are co-located in the Heteronotia binoei isolate CCM8104 ecotype False Entrance Well chromosome 8, APGP_CSIRO_Hbin_v1, whole genome shotgun sequence genome:
- the CCT2 gene encoding T-complex protein 1 subunit beta, producing MASMSLAPVNIFKAGADEEKAETARLSSFVGAIAIGDLVKSTLGPKGMDKILLSTGREGTVTVTNDGATILKAIGVDNPAAKVLVDMSKVQDDEVGDGTTSVTVLAAELLREAELLIARKIHPQTIIAGWREATKAAREALVKSSVDHGSNEAKFRQDLMNISETTLSSKLLTHHKEHFAKLAVDAVLRLKGSGNLEAIHVIKKLGGSLIDSYLDEGFLLDKKIGVNQPKRIENAKILIANTGMDTDKIKIFGSRVRVDSTAKVAEIEQAEKEKMKEKVERILKHGINCFINRQLIYNYPEQLFAAAGVMAIEHADFAGVERLALVTGGEIASTFDHPELVKLGTCNLIEEVMIGEDKLIHFSGVAMGEACTIVLRGATQQIIDEAERSLHDALCVLAQTVKDTRTVYGGGCSEMLMANAVTELANRTPGKESVAMESFAKALRMLPTIIADNAGYDSADLVAQLRAAHIEGKTTYGLDMKKGAIADMGTLGVIESFQVKRQVLLSAAEAAEVILRVDDIIKAAPRKRAPDRYPC from the exons GACAAGATTCTTCTCAGTACTGGAAGAGAGGGCACAGTCACAGTAACTAATGATGGGGCAACCATCTTAAAAGCTattggagttgacaaccctgctGCCAAGGTTTTGGTTG ATATGTCCAAGGTTCAAGACGATGAAGTTGGTGATGGGACTACTTCGGTAACTGTTCTAGCAGCTGAACTACTAAGG gaagcagagttaCTGATTGCAAGAAAAATTCATCCTCAAACCATCATCGCTGGTTGGAGAGAAGCCACAAAAGCAGCGAGAGAAGCCTTGGTGAAATCTTCAGTGGATCATGG cTCTAATGAAGCCAAGTTTCGACAGGATCTGATGAACATTTCAGAGACAACACTGTCTTCAAAACTACTTACTCATCATAAAGAACACTTTGCTAAACTTGCAGTGGATGCTGTTCTTAGACTGAAGGGATCTGGGAACCTGGAAGCTATTCATGTCATCAAGAAACTAGGAGGAAGTTTGATAGACTCTTATTTGGATGAAG GTTTTCTGTTGGATAAAAAAATTGGAGTAAACCAGCCAAAAAGAATTGAAAATGCAAAGATACTTATTGCAAATACTGGCATGGATACTGATAAAATTAAA ATATTTGGCTCCCGTGTACGAGTGGATTCTACAGCAAAGGTGGCAGAAATAGAACAAGCTGAAAaagagaaaatgaaggagaaggTTGAACGTATCCTGAAGCATGGAATTAATTGTTTTATCAATAG GCAGTTGATTTATAACTACCCAGAACAGTTGTTTGCTGCTGCAGGTGTTATGGCTATTGAACATGCAGATTTTGCTGGAGTTGAACGTTTGGCTCTTGTTACAG GTGGTGAAATTGCTTCAACCTTTGATCATCCAGAGCTAGTAAAGTTGGGGACCTGCAACCTTATTGAAGAAGTCATGATTGGTGAAGATAAACTTATTCATTTCTCTGGAGTTGCTATGG GTGAAGCTTGTACCATAGTTCTGCGTGGTGCGACTCAACAGATCATAGATGAGGCGGAAAGATCTTTACATGATGCACTCTGTGTTCTTGCACAGACTGTAAAAGATACTAGAACAGTGTATGGTGGAG gctgctctgagatgctgatgGCTAATGCTGTCACAGAGCTTGCGAACAGAACACCAGGCAAAGAGTCTGTGGCAATGGAGTCTTTTGCTAAGGCCTTGAGAATG ctCCCAACCATCATAGCTGATAATGCTGGCTATGACAGTGCTGATCTGGTTGCCCAGCTTCGAGCTGCTCACATTGAAGGAAAAACTACCTATGGACTCG ACATGAAGAAGGGTGCCATTGCAGACATGGGAACCCTGGGAGTAATTGAAAGCTTTCAAGTGAAACGGCAAGTGTTGCTGAGTGCCGCAGAAGCAGCAGAAGTAATTCTCCGTGTGGATGACATAATCAAAGCGGCTCCAAG GAAACGTGCACCAGACCGTTACCCATGTTAA
- the LRRC10 gene encoding leucine-rich repeat-containing protein 10: MGNVFRAAVAFIPSDNCQKYLLGDLEEMPIDKMLDLSSRQLRRFPLCVCSFKELVKLYLSDNNLNHLPPELEQLQNLQILALDFNNFETLPLVVCSLKQLCILYLGNNKLRDLPMELHLLQNLKTLWIESNCLHHLPNVVCKLRHLKTLHAGSNALRSLPGQLWYLQELRTVWLSSNLLDDFPPVLLHMPFLEVIDVDRNAIRYFPSLMQLSGLKLVIYDHNPCRNAPKVAKGVHRVGRWSEESPEPRKRSGLDRGKGAEDITSLLPLPLPCKLSD, translated from the coding sequence ATGGGCAATGTTTTCCGAGCAGCTGTTGCTTTTATTCCTTCTGATAACTGTCAGAAATATCTTCTAGGGGACCTTGAAGAGATGCCAATTGATAAGATGTTGGACCTGAGCAGCAGGCAACTGAGGCGATTTCCCTTGTGTGTTTGTTCTTTTAAGGAGCTGGTCAAGCTGTACCTGAGCGACAATAATCTGAACCATCTACCCCCTGAACTAGAACAGCTTCAGAACCTCCAGATCCTTGCACTGGATTTCAACAACTTTGAAACACTGCCTTTAGTTGTGTGCAGCCTGAAGCAACTGTGTATTCTTTACCTAGGAAACAACAAACTCCGGGACCTGCCTATGGAGCTCCACCTTCTGCAGAACCTCAAGACCCTATGGATTGAGTCCAACTGCCTGCACCACCTGCCCAATGTGGTATGCAAACTGAGGCACCTCAAGACCTTGCACGCTGGATCCAATGCACTACGCTCCCTACCTGGACAGCTTTGGTACCTGCAGGAACTTCGTACTGTCTGGCTCTCAAGTAACCTTCTAGATGATTTCCCACCTGTGCTGCTCCACATGCCCTTTCTGGAAGTTATTGATGTGGATCGCAATGCTATCCGTTACTTCCCCAGTCTCATGCAACTCAGCGGGTTAAAGCTGGTAATCTACGATCATAATCCTTGCAGAAATGCACCCAAGGTGGCTAAGGGGGTGCATCGTGTAGGGAGGTGGTCTGAAGAAAGCCCAGAGCCTAGGAAAAGATCTGGTCTGGACAGGGGTAAAGGAGCTGAGGATATCACTTCACTtctgcctctgcctctcccctgcaagcTGTCTGATTAA